In a genomic window of Streptomyces sp. SJL17-4:
- a CDS encoding cellulose binding domain-containing protein has product MGTSSHRRRASTRTKAVGAVVAAAVVGGAAFALTGTAQAAAVGAAYTRTSSWTGGYTGQYVVTNETSAAQSDWTLEFDLPAGTTIGSLWNGEHTVSGSHVTVKPASWNKQLAPGGSVTVGFVTSAAGQAGDPANCLINKATCSAGGTAPTPSGRPTTTAPSPTATPKPTATATASPKPTATATTAPPTPTPTATATGSPVTAAKYAPYVDTSLYPAYDLLATADATGVKEFNLAFITSGGSCAPLWGGVTDLANDKVAAQIGALRAKGGDVRVSFGGAAGHELALNCSSSSALAAAYGKVIDQYKLTKVDFDVEGAALPDTAANTRRSQAIAQLQKSHPGLNVSFTLPVMPEGLTQPGVDLLADAKRNGVRVDAVNIMAMDYGPAYSADMGTYAIQAATATQAQIKGVLGLSDAAAWKAVAVTPMIGVNDVLSEIFKVDDATQLVDFAKSKGIGWLSMWSSTRDKQCPDGAVNRADATCSSILQQPLAFTKAFAAYK; this is encoded by the coding sequence ATGGGTACCAGTTCGCACCGGCGCAGGGCGAGCACCAGGACCAAGGCCGTCGGAGCGGTCGTCGCCGCCGCTGTCGTCGGCGGCGCCGCGTTCGCGCTCACCGGTACGGCCCAGGCCGCCGCGGTCGGCGCCGCGTACACCAGGACCAGCTCCTGGACCGGTGGCTACACCGGCCAGTACGTCGTCACCAACGAGACCTCCGCCGCCCAGTCCGACTGGACCCTGGAGTTCGACCTCCCGGCCGGGACGACCATCGGCTCCCTCTGGAACGGCGAGCACACCGTCTCCGGCAGCCACGTCACCGTGAAACCCGCGAGCTGGAACAAGCAGCTCGCGCCCGGCGGGTCCGTCACCGTCGGCTTCGTCACCTCCGCCGCCGGACAGGCCGGCGACCCCGCCAACTGCCTGATCAACAAGGCGACCTGCTCCGCCGGCGGCACCGCCCCCACTCCCAGCGGCCGCCCCACCACGACCGCTCCCTCGCCCACCGCGACCCCGAAGCCCACCGCCACGGCGACCGCGAGCCCGAAGCCGACCGCCACCGCGACCACCGCGCCCCCGACGCCCACCCCCACCGCGACCGCGACCGGCTCCCCCGTCACCGCCGCCAAGTACGCCCCCTACGTCGACACCTCGCTCTACCCGGCCTACGACCTCCTCGCGACCGCCGACGCCACCGGCGTGAAGGAGTTCAACCTCGCCTTCATCACCTCCGGCGGCTCCTGCGCCCCGCTGTGGGGCGGGGTCACCGACCTGGCGAACGACAAGGTCGCCGCCCAGATCGGCGCCCTGCGCGCCAAGGGTGGCGACGTCCGGGTCTCCTTCGGCGGCGCCGCGGGGCACGAGCTGGCCCTGAACTGTTCCTCGTCCTCGGCGCTGGCCGCCGCGTACGGCAAGGTCATCGACCAGTACAAGCTGACCAAGGTCGACTTCGACGTCGAGGGCGCGGCCCTGCCGGACACCGCCGCCAACACCCGCCGCTCGCAGGCGATCGCCCAGCTGCAGAAGTCCCACCCCGGCCTGAACGTCTCCTTCACCCTGCCGGTCATGCCCGAGGGGCTGACCCAGCCGGGCGTCGACCTGCTCGCCGACGCCAAGCGCAACGGGGTCCGCGTCGACGCTGTCAACATCATGGCGATGGACTACGGCCCGGCCTACAGCGCCGACATGGGCACGTACGCCATCCAGGCCGCGACCGCGACCCAGGCGCAGATCAAGGGCGTCCTCGGGCTCTCCGACGCGGCCGCCTGGAAGGCCGTCGCCGTCACCCCGATGATCGGCGTCAACGACGTCCTGTCCGAGATCTTCAAGGTCGACGACGCCACCCAACTCGTCGACTTCGCGAAGTCGAAGGGCATCGGCTGGCTCTCGATGTGGTCCTCGACCCGCGACAAGCAGTGCCCGGACGGTGCCGTGAACCGCGCCGACGCCACCTGCTCCTCGATCCTCCAGCAGCCGCTGGCCTTCACGAAGGCCTTCGCCGCCTACAAGTAG
- a CDS encoding AAA domain-containing protein: MFDLSSEATGTFDPSAAAGKATAGILADTLHGTARGVVVDSPPGAGKSTLVVRAALELAAAGRPLMVVAQTNAQVDDLVLRLAEKEPDLEVGRLHSNDSDPYDKALDDLENVRKSAKAGELTGLPVVLSTAAKWAHVKNVEPWAHAIVDEAYQMRSDALLAVAGLFERALFVGDPGQLDPFSVVGAEQWAGLSYDPSASAVSTLLAHNPELPQHRLPVSWRLPASAAPLVSDAFYPFTPFRSGTGHGDRKLSFAVASDGSGPDRVLDEAAESGWGLLELPARHTPRTDPEAVGAVAVVVRRLLDRGGAAVSERSETPVPLTPDRVAVGTAHRDQAAAIRAALADLGVTGVTVDTANRLQGREYDVTVVLHPLSGRPDATAFHLETGRLCVLASRHRHACVVVCRAGVTDLLDAHPSTDPVQLGVAVSFPDGWEANHAVLSHLEEHRVAWTP, translated from the coding sequence GTGTTCGACCTGTCGTCGGAGGCCACCGGGACCTTCGATCCTTCGGCGGCGGCCGGGAAGGCGACGGCCGGCATCCTGGCCGACACCCTGCACGGCACCGCGCGCGGTGTCGTGGTGGACTCCCCGCCCGGCGCCGGGAAGTCGACGCTCGTGGTGCGGGCGGCGCTCGAACTGGCCGCGGCCGGACGCCCCCTGATGGTGGTGGCCCAGACGAACGCGCAGGTGGACGATCTGGTCCTGCGACTGGCCGAGAAGGAGCCGGACCTGGAGGTCGGCCGGCTGCACTCGAACGACAGCGACCCGTACGACAAGGCGCTCGACGACCTGGAGAACGTACGGAAGTCGGCGAAGGCCGGTGAGTTGACCGGGCTGCCGGTGGTCCTCTCGACGGCGGCCAAGTGGGCGCACGTGAAGAACGTCGAGCCGTGGGCGCACGCGATCGTCGACGAGGCGTACCAGATGCGCTCGGACGCGCTGCTCGCCGTGGCGGGGCTCTTCGAGCGGGCGCTGTTCGTGGGCGACCCCGGGCAGTTGGACCCGTTCTCGGTGGTGGGCGCCGAGCAGTGGGCGGGGCTCTCGTACGACCCGTCGGCGAGCGCGGTCTCCACCCTGCTCGCGCACAATCCCGAACTGCCGCAGCACCGGCTGCCGGTGTCCTGGCGGCTGCCCGCCTCGGCGGCGCCGCTGGTCTCGGACGCGTTCTACCCGTTCACGCCGTTCCGCAGCGGCACCGGGCACGGTGACCGGAAGCTCTCCTTCGCGGTCGCGTCGGACGGTTCGGGTCCCGACCGGGTGCTCGACGAGGCGGCGGAGTCGGGCTGGGGCCTGCTCGAACTGCCCGCCCGGCACACCCCCCGCACCGATCCGGAGGCGGTCGGCGCGGTCGCCGTCGTGGTCCGCCGGCTCCTCGACCGGGGCGGGGCGGCGGTCTCGGAGCGCTCGGAGACCCCCGTACCGCTGACGCCCGACCGGGTCGCGGTCGGCACCGCCCACCGCGACCAGGCGGCGGCGATCCGGGCGGCCCTCGCCGACCTGGGTGTCACCGGCGTGACGGTGGACACCGCGAACCGGCTCCAGGGGCGTGAGTACGACGTGACCGTCGTCCTCCATCCGCTGTCCGGGCGCCCCGACGCGACCGCCTTCCACCTGGAGACGGGCCGGCTGTGCGTCCTGGCCTCCCGGCACCGGCACGCGTGCGTCGTGGTCTGCCGGGCGGGCGTCACTGACCTGCTCGACGCCCACCCGTCGACCGATCCGGTCCAGCTGGGCGTCGCCGTGTCGTTCCCGGACGGCTGGGAGGCGAACCACGCGGTCCTCTCCCACCTGGAGGAACACCGGGTCGCCTGGACACCCTGA
- a CDS encoding HAMP domain-containing sensor histidine kinase has protein sequence MRWALVKVSLAVTAMVVLAFAVPLGLVVKEMARDRAFSNAERRAAGLAPVLAITTDREELDKAVATTEDGAAGRLAVHVPAAEPGAPGLEIGTRRAGEEELSATRRLGRASIAEVPGGFALLQPTALSSGKVAVVELFVPEGEVSNGVATAWLVLAGVGIALIVGSVAVADRLGVRMVRPAQRLAGAAHDLGEGRLGARVPEEGPPELKSAAVAFNSMADQVVQLLANERELAADLSHRLRTPLTVLRLNAASLGSGPAAEQTRAAVEQLEREVDTIIRTARDAKPQTQATGPGAGCDAAEVVRERMEFWSALAEDEDRRVRVAGVERPVRIPVARPELVAALDALLGNVFRHTPEGTAFSIDVHNGEDAVIVLVSDAGPGIADPAAALARGNSGARDGSTGLGLDIVRRMAETTGGDVRIGHSVLGGTEVRIWIGLDGRRTGGTTARRGHRPARRRRGGNGTRRATED, from the coding sequence GTGAGATGGGCGCTCGTCAAGGTGTCGCTCGCCGTCACCGCCATGGTCGTCCTCGCCTTCGCCGTACCCCTCGGGCTCGTCGTCAAGGAGATGGCCCGTGACCGGGCGTTCTCCAACGCCGAACGCCGGGCCGCCGGCCTCGCCCCCGTGCTGGCCATCACCACCGACCGCGAGGAGCTCGACAAGGCCGTCGCCACCACCGAGGACGGGGCCGCCGGACGGCTCGCCGTCCATGTGCCGGCCGCCGAACCCGGCGCCCCGGGCCTGGAGATCGGCACCCGGCGGGCCGGCGAGGAGGAGCTGTCCGCCACCCGCCGGCTCGGCCGCGCGTCCATCGCCGAGGTGCCGGGCGGCTTCGCGCTGCTCCAGCCCACCGCGCTCAGCAGCGGCAAGGTCGCCGTCGTCGAACTCTTCGTCCCCGAGGGCGAGGTGTCCAACGGGGTCGCCACCGCCTGGCTGGTCCTCGCCGGGGTCGGCATCGCCCTGATCGTCGGCTCCGTCGCCGTCGCCGACCGGCTCGGCGTCCGGATGGTCCGGCCCGCGCAGCGGCTCGCGGGCGCCGCCCACGACCTCGGCGAGGGCAGGCTCGGCGCGCGCGTCCCCGAGGAGGGGCCGCCCGAACTCAAGTCGGCCGCCGTCGCGTTCAACTCGATGGCCGACCAGGTCGTCCAACTCCTCGCCAACGAACGGGAACTGGCCGCCGACCTCTCCCACCGGCTGCGCACCCCGCTCACCGTGCTCCGGCTCAACGCGGCCTCGCTGGGCTCCGGTCCGGCCGCCGAGCAGACCCGTGCGGCCGTCGAGCAGCTGGAGCGCGAGGTCGACACCATCATCCGGACGGCCCGGGACGCGAAGCCGCAGACCCAGGCGACCGGGCCCGGCGCGGGCTGTGACGCCGCCGAAGTGGTGCGCGAGCGCATGGAGTTCTGGTCGGCGCTCGCCGAGGACGAGGACCGCAGGGTCCGCGTCGCGGGCGTCGAGCGTCCGGTCCGCATCCCGGTCGCCCGCCCCGAACTCGTCGCCGCGCTCGACGCGTTGCTCGGCAACGTCTTCCGGCACACCCCCGAGGGCACGGCCTTCTCGATCGACGTCCACAACGGCGAGGACGCCGTCATCGTCCTCGTCTCCGACGCGGGCCCCGGCATCGCGGACCCGGCCGCCGCGCTCGCCCGGGGCAACAGCGGCGCCCGGGACGGCTCCACGGGCCTCGGCCTGGACATCGTGCGGCGGATGGCGGAGACCACGGGCGGCGACGTCCGCATCGGGCACTCGGTGCTCGGCGGCACGGAGGTCCGGATCTGGATCGGGCTCGACGGCCGCCGCACGGGAGGCACGACCGCCCGCCGCGGCCACCGCCCGGCCCGCCGCAGACGCGGCGGCAACGGCACCCGCCGGGCCACCGAGGACTGA
- a CDS encoding fused MFS/spermidine synthase has product MARNKQRDRAASAASVVETVDGGLAELIPDRERPRAWTLLIDGAPQSHVDLDDPAHLTFEYQRRLGHIADLVAPPNRPLQVVHLGGGAFTLARYVAATRPRSTQQIVELDGLLVQLVRRELPLDAGARIRVRSTDARAGLAKVQDGWADLVIADVFSGARTPAHLTSVEFLGEVRRVLRPDGWYAANLADGPPLTHLRGQIATAAAVFPELALAADPTVLRGRRFGNAVLLASDRELPVAELTRRVATDPHPGRVEHGRALADFAGGAAPVTDASAKPSPVPPASVFR; this is encoded by the coding sequence GTGGCCAGGAACAAACAGCGCGACCGGGCGGCGTCCGCCGCCTCCGTCGTCGAGACCGTCGACGGCGGGCTCGCCGAACTCATACCCGACCGGGAGCGCCCCCGCGCCTGGACGCTGCTCATCGACGGCGCCCCGCAGTCCCACGTGGACCTCGACGACCCGGCCCACCTCACCTTCGAGTACCAGCGGCGCCTCGGCCACATCGCCGACCTCGTCGCCCCGCCGAACCGGCCGCTCCAGGTCGTCCACCTCGGCGGCGGCGCCTTCACCCTCGCCCGGTACGTCGCCGCGACCCGGCCCCGCTCCACACAGCAGATCGTGGAACTCGACGGGCTCCTCGTGCAGCTCGTCCGCCGCGAGCTGCCGCTCGACGCCGGGGCCCGGATCCGGGTCCGCTCCACCGACGCCCGCGCCGGGCTCGCCAAGGTCCAGGACGGCTGGGCCGACCTCGTCATCGCCGATGTGTTCAGCGGAGCCCGCACCCCGGCGCACCTCACCAGCGTCGAATTCCTCGGCGAGGTACGGCGGGTGCTGCGGCCCGACGGCTGGTACGCCGCGAACCTGGCCGACGGCCCGCCGCTGACGCATCTGCGCGGCCAGATCGCCACCGCCGCCGCCGTCTTCCCCGAACTGGCGCTCGCCGCCGACCCGACGGTGCTGCGCGGCCGCCGCTTCGGCAACGCGGTGCTGCTCGCCTCCGACCGGGAGCTGCCGGTGGCGGAGCTGACCCGCCGGGTCGCCACCGACCCGCACCCGGGCCGGGTCGAACACGGGCGGGCCCTCGCCGACTTCGCCGGGGGAGCGGCGCCGGTCACCGACGCGAGCGCCAAGCCCTCACCCGTACCGCCCGCGTCCGTCTTCCGCTGA
- a CDS encoding response regulator transcription factor produces MASVLVVEDDQFVRSALIRRLSEASHTVRSVGTALEALREVAHFRFDVVVLDLGLPDLDGSEALKMLRGITDVPVIIATARDDEAEIVRLLHAGADDYLVKPFSVDHLSARMAAVLRRARSGAGEAPPPRVIQVGGLTVDPLRRQAELDGAPLDLTRREFDLLAFLAGRPGVVVPRKELLAEVWQQSYGDDQTIDVHLSWLRRKLGETAARPRYLHTLRGVGVKLEPPREPQP; encoded by the coding sequence ATGGCAAGTGTGCTCGTGGTCGAGGACGACCAGTTCGTGCGCTCCGCCCTCATCCGCCGGCTCTCCGAGGCCTCCCACACGGTACGGAGCGTCGGTACGGCCCTGGAGGCGTTGCGCGAGGTCGCCCATTTCCGGTTCGACGTGGTCGTCCTGGACCTCGGACTGCCCGATCTGGACGGGTCGGAGGCGCTCAAGATGCTGCGCGGGATCACCGACGTACCGGTGATCATCGCGACCGCCCGGGACGACGAGGCGGAGATCGTACGGCTCCTCCACGCGGGCGCCGACGACTACCTCGTGAAGCCGTTCTCGGTCGACCACCTCTCGGCCCGGATGGCCGCCGTTCTGCGCCGGGCGAGGTCCGGCGCGGGCGAGGCCCCGCCGCCGCGGGTGATCCAGGTCGGCGGGCTCACCGTCGACCCGCTGCGCCGTCAGGCCGAGCTCGACGGGGCGCCCCTGGACCTGACCCGGCGCGAGTTCGACCTCCTCGCCTTCCTCGCCGGGCGGCCCGGTGTCGTCGTCCCGCGCAAGGAACTGCTCGCCGAGGTGTGGCAGCAGTCGTACGGGGACGACCAGACCATCGACGTACATCTGTCGTGGCTGCGGCGGAAACTGGGCGAAACAGCCGCCCGGCCCCGCTATCTGCACACCCTGCGCGGGGTCGGCGTGAAGCTGGAGCCGCCCCGGGAGCCCCAGCCGTGA
- a CDS encoding carbohydrate ABC transporter permease, whose amino-acid sequence MRTPTRAAGTSTRRAGWGTYTLLALFSLVSLFPLLWTAVAASRTSTRLAATPPPFRLGRNLPRNLTIAWTDARLGEALANTALVAGAVAAGTVAFSTLAGFAFAKLRFRFKSALLLLVAGTMLIPPQLGVVPLYLLIARLRWTDELQAVVLPSLVSAFGVFFMRQHLQRALPSELLEAARVDGAGTVRTLWHVVLPAARPAMAVLAMLSFVAAWNDFFWPVLALTQTGNPTVQVALTGLGRGYVPDQSVVMAGALLGTLPLLVVLAVFGRHIVGGVMRGAVKGWVKG is encoded by the coding sequence ATGCGGACACCGACCAGGGCGGCCGGGACAAGCACCCGGCGGGCCGGCTGGGGCACGTACACCCTGCTCGCGCTCTTCAGCCTCGTCTCCCTCTTCCCGCTCCTCTGGACCGCGGTCGCCGCCTCCCGGACCAGTACCCGGCTCGCGGCCACCCCGCCGCCGTTCCGCCTCGGCCGGAACCTGCCCCGGAACCTCACGATCGCCTGGACCGACGCCCGGCTCGGCGAGGCCCTGGCGAACACCGCCCTGGTCGCCGGGGCCGTCGCCGCCGGCACCGTGGCCTTCTCCACGCTCGCCGGCTTCGCCTTCGCCAAGCTGCGGTTCCGCTTCAAGAGCGCCCTGCTCCTCCTGGTGGCCGGCACGATGCTGATCCCGCCCCAGCTGGGAGTCGTCCCGCTCTATCTGCTGATCGCGCGGCTGCGCTGGACGGACGAGCTCCAGGCGGTGGTCCTGCCCTCGCTCGTCTCGGCGTTCGGGGTCTTCTTCATGCGCCAGCACCTCCAGCGGGCGCTGCCGTCGGAGCTGCTCGAAGCGGCGCGGGTGGACGGGGCGGGGACGGTGCGGACGCTGTGGCACGTGGTGCTTCCGGCGGCGCGTCCGGCGATGGCGGTGCTCGCGATGCTGTCGTTCGTGGCGGCGTGGAACGACTTCTTCTGGCCGGTGCTCGCCCTGACACAGACCGGGAACCCGACGGTGCAGGTGGCGCTCACGGGACTCGGTCGGGGGTACGTGCCCGACCAGTCGGTGGTGATGGCGGGCGCGCTGCTCGGGACGCTGCCGCTGCTCGTCGTGCTCGCGGTGTTCGGCCGGCACATCGTGGGCGGGGTCATGCGCGGCGCGGTGAAGGGGTGGGTGAAGGGGTGA
- a CDS encoding tetratricopeptide repeat protein: MAMSRAVPNLAFRRLRGQHSPAEFAAAVRRAAREIGEQVACDARYIGRVEAGEIRCPNYAYERVFLHMFPGLGLSDLGFSARETVRGRRQPVAAGAPAPAALPTRNDEESDVLRRAFMTSGSATLAAASLGLGGPAVAIPAPRGTHRIGDAEVRAVEDAVRQIRLLDDRHGADGLYKVAAHPLRAAYALLDTGTMTRRSTEDRLHAGAGELSLSVGWLAHDSGRHDDARSHYAEALATARVSGNAALEAHAFCNTSFLARDTGRFREAVRAAQAGLRAAQPLDSARLLSLLSLREAAAWAGLGDRSACEQALGRAHGFFDRGAADDDPEWMSFFGEPEREALEAQCWSALGDWGRAARHSHRATVLQNPHFARNLALYRAHLAKNLAHAGRPDEAEAEAKRVVDSLEGIASARIRGMLIDTRQALAAY, encoded by the coding sequence ATGGCGATGTCACGGGCAGTTCCCAATCTCGCCTTCCGCCGGCTCCGCGGACAGCATTCGCCGGCGGAGTTCGCCGCGGCGGTCCGCCGGGCGGCGCGGGAGATCGGCGAACAGGTCGCGTGCGACGCCCGCTACATCGGGCGCGTGGAAGCGGGCGAGATCCGTTGCCCCAACTACGCGTACGAACGGGTCTTCCTGCACATGTTCCCCGGTCTGGGTCTCTCCGACCTGGGCTTCTCCGCGCGGGAGACGGTGCGCGGCCGGCGGCAGCCGGTCGCGGCCGGGGCTCCGGCTCCCGCGGCACTCCCGACCCGGAACGATGAGGAGAGCGACGTGCTGCGTCGCGCATTCATGACGAGCGGCTCCGCCACCCTGGCGGCCGCCTCGCTGGGACTCGGCGGCCCCGCCGTCGCGATCCCCGCCCCCCGCGGCACCCACCGGATCGGCGACGCCGAGGTGCGGGCCGTCGAGGACGCCGTACGGCAGATCCGTCTGCTCGACGACCGGCACGGCGCCGACGGGCTCTACAAGGTCGCCGCCCACCCGCTCCGGGCCGCGTACGCGCTGCTCGACACGGGCACCATGACCCGCCGCTCCACCGAGGACCGGCTGCACGCGGGCGCGGGGGAGCTCTCCCTCTCGGTGGGCTGGCTGGCCCACGACTCGGGCCGGCACGACGACGCCCGCTCGCACTACGCCGAGGCCCTCGCCACCGCGCGCGTGTCGGGGAACGCCGCCCTGGAGGCGCACGCCTTCTGCAACACGTCCTTCCTCGCCCGGGACACCGGCCGGTTCCGCGAGGCGGTGCGGGCGGCGCAGGCCGGGCTGCGGGCCGCGCAGCCGCTGGACTCGGCCCGGCTGCTCTCGCTGCTCTCGCTGCGGGAGGCGGCCGCGTGGGCCGGGCTCGGCGACCGGTCGGCCTGTGAGCAGGCCCTCGGCCGCGCCCACGGCTTCTTCGACCGGGGCGCGGCGGACGACGACCCCGAGTGGATGTCGTTCTTCGGGGAGCCGGAGCGGGAGGCCCTGGAGGCCCAGTGCTGGTCGGCCCTGGGCGACTGGGGCCGGGCGGCCCGGCACTCCCACCGGGCCACGGTCCTGCAGAACCCGCACTTCGCGCGGAACCTGGCGCTCTACCGCGCCCATCTCGCCAAGAACCTGGCGCACGCGGGCCGCCCGGACGAGGCCGAGGCCGAGGCGAAGCGGGTGGTGGACTCCCTGGAGGGCATCGCCTCGGCCCGGATCCGCGGGATGCTCATCGACACCCGCCAGGCCCTCGCCGCGTACTGA
- a CDS encoding histidine phosphatase family protein, producing the protein MAPRILLARHGQTEWSLLGRHTGRTDIPLLDEGRRGAKLLGERLHRGPWQGLPGVEVRTSPLVRASETCELAGFGERAEPWDALMEWDYGAYEGLTPPQIQEIQPGWFIWRDGVPDGETLAQLSDRADEIVNWARSADRDVLVFAHGHILRSIGARWLGEDVSFAARIRLDPTSLSVLGWAYGAPAVERWNDTGHLE; encoded by the coding sequence ATGGCACCGCGCATCCTGCTCGCCCGGCACGGCCAGACCGAGTGGTCACTGCTCGGCCGGCACACCGGCAGGACCGACATCCCGCTGCTCGACGAGGGGCGGCGCGGCGCGAAGCTCCTCGGTGAGCGTCTCCACCGCGGCCCCTGGCAGGGGCTGCCCGGGGTGGAGGTGCGCACCAGCCCCCTGGTCCGCGCGAGCGAGACCTGCGAGCTCGCGGGCTTCGGCGAGCGGGCCGAGCCCTGGGACGCGCTGATGGAGTGGGACTACGGGGCGTACGAGGGGCTGACCCCGCCGCAGATCCAGGAGATCCAGCCGGGCTGGTTCATCTGGCGCGACGGAGTGCCGGACGGGGAGACCCTGGCGCAGCTGTCGGACCGCGCCGACGAGATCGTGAACTGGGCCCGTTCGGCCGACCGTGACGTCCTGGTCTTCGCCCACGGCCACATCCTGCGGTCGATCGGCGCCCGCTGGCTCGGCGAGGACGTCTCCTTCGCCGCCCGCATCCGCCTCGACCCGACGAGCCTGTCCGTCCTGGGCTGGGCGTACGGCGCCCCGGCGGTCGAGCGCTGGAACGACACCGGGCACCTGGAGTAG
- a CDS encoding phosphatase PAP2 family protein produces MRTPRWWAELSLIAVVYAAYSGGRLLVRGDEASAVEHGLAILRLERLLGIDAEDPLNRLFTDVPALGIPADFAYASLHYLVTPAILVWLFRRRPAHYRAARTWLMLSTLLGLVGFTLLPTCPPRLLDPVYGFTDTMAHFSAYGWWGGEASAPRGLGGLTNQYAAMPSLHVGWALWCGVMLWRYGRTPVAKALGVAYPLVTTLVVMGTANHYLLDAVAGAAVMGAGLLLTPYVLRLARRLRGTAEAPPVVSGGCETSTGERIPGQRSVPISADDTSAPAR; encoded by the coding sequence ATGCGCACGCCACGCTGGTGGGCCGAGTTGTCGCTGATCGCGGTCGTGTACGCGGCCTACTCGGGCGGGCGGCTGCTCGTGCGGGGCGACGAGGCCTCGGCCGTCGAGCACGGCCTCGCGATCCTGCGCCTGGAGCGGCTGCTCGGCATCGACGCCGAGGATCCCCTGAACCGGTTGTTCACGGACGTGCCCGCCCTCGGGATCCCGGCGGACTTCGCGTACGCCTCGCTGCACTATCTCGTCACCCCGGCGATCCTGGTCTGGCTCTTCCGCCGCCGCCCCGCCCACTACCGGGCCGCCCGGACCTGGCTGATGCTCTCCACGCTGCTCGGCCTGGTCGGCTTCACCCTGCTGCCCACCTGCCCGCCCCGGCTGCTCGACCCGGTGTACGGCTTCACCGACACGATGGCGCACTTCAGCGCGTACGGCTGGTGGGGCGGCGAGGCCAGCGCGCCGCGCGGGCTCGGGGGTCTCACGAACCAGTACGCGGCCATGCCCAGCCTGCACGTCGGCTGGGCGCTGTGGTGCGGGGTGATGCTGTGGCGGTACGGGCGGACACCGGTCGCGAAGGCGCTCGGAGTCGCGTATCCGCTGGTCACGACGCTGGTCGTGATGGGGACCGCCAACCACTATCTGCTGGACGCGGTCGCCGGGGCCGCCGTGATGGGCGCCGGTCTGCTCCTCACCCCGTACGTCCTGCGGCTGGCCCGGCGACTGCGCGGGACGGCGGAAGCGCCCCCGGTTGTCAGTGGTGGATGCGAGACTTCCACGGGTGAGCGCATCCCCGGACAGCGGTCTGTCCCGATCTCCGCAGACGACACGTCGGCACCTGCTCGCTGA
- a CDS encoding sugar ABC transporter permease, producing the protein MTETRAATEAPAPANPVRPAGPLPPARATRARTRFSPAPYLLLAPFLLLFAAFGLFPLLATAWASLHRVELTAPGQAEWVGLRNYSRLLDDAFFWNALLNTVTIGVLATVPQLLLALGVAQLLDVRLRARGVFRVVALAPYATSVAAATLVFALFFGRDHGMANWLLGTVGFGPVDWQNGPWASRLAVASIVVWRWTGYNALIYLAAMQTVPRELYEAAALDGASRWRQFLHVTLPGLRPALAFTGLVSTIGAVQLFGEPLLYGSGAGASGGADHQFQTLGLYLYEQGWVNLHLGRAAAIAWAMLLILVVAFALVRLLRLLLLPRPKRSGRAA; encoded by the coding sequence GTGACGGAGACCAGGGCCGCCACCGAAGCCCCGGCGCCGGCGAATCCGGTGCGGCCGGCCGGGCCCCTCCCCCCGGCCCGGGCCACGCGCGCGCGTACCCGCTTCTCCCCCGCCCCGTACCTCCTCCTCGCCCCCTTCCTGCTGCTGTTCGCCGCCTTCGGGCTCTTCCCCCTCCTCGCCACCGCCTGGGCCTCGCTCCACCGGGTCGAGTTGACCGCGCCCGGACAGGCCGAGTGGGTCGGCCTGCGGAACTACTCCCGGCTCCTCGACGACGCCTTCTTCTGGAACGCGCTCCTCAACACCGTCACCATCGGCGTCCTCGCCACCGTCCCCCAACTGCTGCTCGCCCTCGGTGTGGCCCAGCTGCTCGACGTGCGGCTGCGCGCCCGCGGGGTCTTCCGGGTCGTCGCGCTCGCCCCGTACGCCACCTCCGTCGCCGCCGCCACCCTTGTCTTCGCGCTGTTCTTCGGGCGGGACCACGGGATGGCCAACTGGCTGCTCGGGACCGTCGGGTTCGGGCCCGTCGACTGGCAGAACGGGCCCTGGGCCTCGCGTCTCGCCGTCGCCTCGATCGTCGTCTGGCGCTGGACCGGCTACAACGCGCTCATCTACCTCGCCGCCATGCAGACCGTCCCGCGCGAGCTGTACGAGGCCGCCGCGCTCGACGGGGCCTCCCGGTGGCGCCAGTTCCTCCACGTGACGCTGCCGGGGCTGCGGCCCGCGCTCGCGTTCACCGGGCTCGTGTCGACGATCGGCGCGGTCCAGCTCTTCGGCGAGCCCCTGCTGTACGGGAGCGGCGCCGGCGCCTCGGGGGGCGCCGACCACCAGTTCCAGACCCTCGGGCTCTATCTGTACGAGCAGGGCTGGGTGAATCTGCATCTCGGGCGGGCCGCCGCCATCGCCTGGGCCATGCTCCTGATCCTGGTCGTGGCCTTCGCCCTCGTACGGCTGCTCCGGCTGCTCCTGCTGCCCCGGCCGAAGCGGTCCGGGAGGGCGGCCTGA